The following are encoded together in the Methylomonas methanica MC09 genome:
- a CDS encoding TusE/DsrC/DsvC family sulfur relay protein, whose translation MVLKVGDLELETTAEGFLRNAADWNQQVAEALARQNGIEISAAHWEILLFIRDYYRQYQHLPNARMFAAAIKKTLGEDKAQSRYLQKLFPDGPLKYASKLAGLPKPPTCL comes from the coding sequence GTGGTGTTGAAAGTCGGTGACCTTGAGCTGGAAACCACGGCCGAGGGTTTTTTGCGGAACGCTGCAGACTGGAATCAGCAAGTGGCGGAGGCGCTGGCTCGCCAAAATGGAATTGAGATCAGTGCCGCGCATTGGGAAATTCTGCTTTTTATCCGCGATTATTACCGACAATATCAGCATTTGCCCAATGCGCGCATGTTTGCCGCGGCCATAAAGAAAACCTTGGGCGAAGACAAAGCCCAAAGCCGTTATCTGCAAAAGTTATTCCCCGACGGGCCGTTGAAATATGCCAGTAAATTGGCGGGTTTGCCCAAACCGCCTACCTGTTTGTAA
- a CDS encoding cold-shock protein encodes MSAQVEGKVKWFNDEKGFGFIEQDGGKDVFVHFSAIVGSGRKTLKEGQKVTMEVTNGQKGPQAENVNPL; translated from the coding sequence ATGTCAGCACAAGTAGAAGGCAAAGTAAAATGGTTCAACGATGAAAAAGGCTTCGGTTTCATCGAACAAGACGGCGGTAAAGATGTATTCGTACATTTCAGCGCTATCGTCGGCAGCGGCCGTAAAACCCTGAAAGAAGGCCAAAAAGTCACTATGGAAGTGACCAATGGTCAAAAAGGCCCACAAGCTGAAAACGTAAACCCTTTATAA
- a CDS encoding cold-shock protein, giving the protein MAAQVEGKVKWFNDEKGFGFIEQEGGKDVFVHFSVIQGSGRKSLQEGQRVTMEVTSGAKGPQAENVVAL; this is encoded by the coding sequence ATGGCAGCACAAGTAGAAGGCAAAGTTAAGTGGTTTAATGACGAAAAAGGCTTCGGCTTCATCGAGCAAGAAGGCGGCAAAGATGTATTCGTTCATTTCAGCGTTATTCAAGGCAGTGGCCGTAAATCACTGCAGGAAGGCCAAAGAGTCACCATGGAAGTAACCAGTGGCGCAAAAGGCCCGCAAGCGGAAAATGTTGTAGCTTTATAA
- the rimO gene encoding 30S ribosomal protein S12 methylthiotransferase RimO, which produces MSNPRVGFISLGCPKALVDSEQILTRLRSEGYQVSPNYKDSDLVIVNTCGFIDAAVEESLDSIGEALAENGRVIVTGCLGARQDEILARHPQVLKITGAHATDEVVSAVHEHLPPAHNPFTDLLPPQGIKLTPRHYAYLKISEGCNHRCTFCIIPSMRGDLVSRPIDEVMQEAERLADAGVKELLIVSQDTSAYGLDLKYQHRRWRGQDLQTRFYDLAAALGELGIWVRMHYVYPYPHVDQVVPLMAEGKILPYLDIPFQHANSRILKLMKRPAAAENNLERIKAWRNICPDLTIRSTFIVGFPGETEQEFEELLQFLSEAQMDRVGCFAYSPVKGAVANELPDSLPEEVKQQRLARFMAHQAAISAERLQRRVGRIETVLVDEVVEEGAVARSKSDAPEIDGQVFIDGATHLHVGDFVEVEIEEADEYDLWGKLI; this is translated from the coding sequence ATGAGTAATCCCCGCGTTGGTTTTATCAGTTTGGGCTGCCCAAAAGCCCTGGTCGATAGCGAGCAGATTTTGACGCGTCTGCGTAGCGAAGGCTATCAGGTCTCGCCCAATTACAAAGATTCGGATTTAGTGATAGTGAATACCTGTGGTTTCATCGATGCGGCAGTGGAAGAGTCGCTGGATAGCATAGGCGAGGCCCTGGCGGAAAACGGCCGGGTGATTGTTACCGGTTGCCTGGGTGCGCGGCAGGATGAAATTCTGGCCAGACATCCGCAGGTATTGAAAATTACCGGCGCGCATGCCACCGACGAAGTGGTCAGTGCGGTACACGAGCATCTGCCGCCGGCACACAATCCGTTTACGGATTTATTGCCGCCGCAGGGCATCAAGCTGACGCCGCGACACTATGCCTATCTAAAAATCTCAGAAGGTTGCAATCACCGATGCACTTTTTGCATCATTCCGTCCATGCGCGGGGACTTGGTCAGCCGGCCCATCGACGAGGTCATGCAGGAAGCCGAGCGACTGGCCGATGCAGGCGTCAAGGAGCTATTGATCGTTTCGCAAGATACCAGCGCTTATGGCTTGGATTTGAAATATCAGCATCGGCGTTGGCGCGGGCAGGATCTGCAAACCCGCTTTTACGATTTGGCCGCCGCCTTAGGCGAGTTGGGCATATGGGTGCGGATGCATTACGTTTACCCTTACCCGCACGTGGATCAGGTGGTGCCGTTGATGGCGGAGGGTAAAATCTTGCCTTACCTGGATATTCCGTTTCAGCATGCCAATAGCCGTATCTTAAAGCTGATGAAGCGGCCCGCAGCGGCGGAAAACAATCTGGAGCGCATCAAGGCCTGGCGCAATATTTGTCCCGATCTGACTATTCGCAGCACGTTCATCGTTGGATTTCCCGGCGAGACCGAGCAGGAGTTTGAAGAGTTATTACAATTTTTGAGCGAAGCGCAAATGGACCGGGTCGGTTGTTTTGCCTATTCGCCAGTGAAAGGCGCGGTTGCCAACGAGTTGCCGGATTCGCTGCCGGAAGAGGTTAAACAACAGCGTTTGGCGCGGTTTATGGCGCATCAGGCTGCAATTAGCGCCGAGCGCTTACAGCGCAGGGTGGGGCGAATCGAAACCGTATTGGTCGACGAGGTGGTCGAGGAGGGCGCCGTTGCCCGCAGTAAAAGCGATGCGCCGGAAATCGACGGGCAGGTTTTCATTGATGGCGCTACTCATCTTCACGTCGGCGATTTCGTCGAAGTGGAAATCGAAGAAGCGGATGAATATGATTTATGGGGCAAACTGATTTAG
- a CDS encoding flagellar brake protein: MATESEYIVKNAKMVFNHFNELVTKKCLISAHFGDRNTSFLTTIIELDPKKKLLQLDCGPSEAVDSQLLASEKVLFRTEYNGIKVSFSAKNIQKIKSGGESVFSMPIPDSIFWMQRRQYYRVRIPYSHNGSYCQLTFKSEQDDSVETLKFPLYDLSMTGIAFLNPDPKWAEHMQPDCQFTDCSLHLHNGNHAIVGFIIKNNVKVRSGTMTLQDKIGCLFQSMPTNFETSIQRYMQEIELQQKNAG; the protein is encoded by the coding sequence ATGGCAACGGAATCCGAATACATCGTCAAAAACGCCAAAATGGTATTTAACCACTTCAATGAATTGGTAACTAAGAAATGCCTGATCTCCGCGCATTTCGGCGATAGGAACACCTCCTTTTTGACGACGATAATCGAGCTGGATCCCAAAAAGAAGTTGTTGCAACTGGACTGCGGTCCTTCCGAGGCAGTCGACTCCCAGTTATTAGCCTCGGAAAAAGTGCTGTTTCGCACCGAATACAATGGCATTAAAGTCTCGTTTAGCGCGAAAAATATCCAGAAGATCAAATCGGGCGGCGAGTCCGTTTTCTCCATGCCTATACCCGACAGCATTTTCTGGATGCAGCGCCGTCAATATTATCGCGTCAGAATTCCTTATTCGCATAACGGCAGCTACTGTCAGTTGACATTCAAATCCGAACAAGACGATAGCGTGGAAACTTTGAAATTTCCGTTATACGACCTTAGTATGACCGGAATTGCGTTTCTGAATCCCGATCCCAAATGGGCGGAACACATGCAACCCGACTGTCAATTTACGGACTGTAGCCTGCATCTACACAACGGTAATCACGCCATTGTCGGTTTTATAATCAAAAACAACGTCAAGGTCCGCAGCGGTACCATGACCTTACAAGACAAGATAGGTTGTTTGTTCCAAAGCATGCCCACCAATTTTGAAACCAGCATCCAACGTTACATGCAGGAAATCGAGTTACAACAGAAGAATGCCGGCTAA
- a CDS encoding DMT family transporter codes for MGWLLLFTAGCSEIIFALSLKYNEGFSKLWPSVVTCFSGAGSFYLLMLSLKTLPLGTAYAVWTGMGAVGVAIIGIFLFKESSDWIRLTSIMMIVIGIAGLKLTHVE; via the coding sequence ATGGGATGGTTGTTATTATTTACAGCAGGTTGTTCGGAAATCATTTTCGCGTTAAGCCTAAAATATAATGAGGGATTTAGCAAATTATGGCCTAGCGTGGTGACTTGTTTTTCCGGCGCCGGCAGTTTTTATCTGCTGATGCTGTCTTTAAAAACCCTGCCATTAGGTACCGCCTATGCCGTTTGGACTGGAATGGGGGCCGTCGGTGTGGCGATTATCGGCATATTTCTGTTTAAGGAATCGTCGGACTGGATACGCTTGACGTCTATCATGATGATAGTGATAGGTATCGCCGGATTGAAACTGACCCACGTCGAATAA
- a CDS encoding DsrH/TusB family sulfur relay protein has product MLHLVAESTLTSALVARTAKADDVVLQAGAVWAAFSGHKDNAKLSGLLDKGCHIYALSDVLAMNGILDQQLLTGVIPIDYAQFVELTVKNPVIHTWC; this is encoded by the coding sequence ATGCTGCATTTGGTTGCGGAATCCACGCTAACTTCGGCATTGGTGGCTCGTACGGCTAAAGCAGACGACGTAGTGTTGCAAGCTGGGGCGGTTTGGGCGGCGTTCTCGGGCCACAAGGATAATGCCAAGCTGAGCGGCTTGTTGGATAAAGGCTGCCATATTTACGCATTAAGCGATGTACTCGCGATGAACGGCATCCTTGATCAGCAATTATTGACTGGGGTTATACCTATCGATTACGCGCAGTTTGTCGAATTGACGGTAAAAAACCCGGTGATTCATACGTGGTGTTGA